The following coding sequences are from one Pseudonocardia sp. EC080619-01 window:
- a CDS encoding GlxA family transcriptional regulator, translating to MSTAPHRVSVLAVEGVIAFEVAIPERILGTTTASDGTPLYDVRVASLDGGPVRTSSGYRLLPEHDRAVLDDAQTLVVPAVALGGPGPAGRPPREPDPAVLELIRSAAARGRVVAICTGAFVLAAAGVLDGRRATTHWAHADRFRYRYPQVELEPDVLFVDEGNVLTSAGVAAGIDLCLHLVRRDHGAQVASATARRNVVAPWREGGQAQFVEHRPAETDGPDTASARDWALRHLDRPLGVEELAGRSSMSVRTFTRRFRAETGTSPGRWLAARRLDLVRRLLETTDLPVEQVAARSGFGTTAALRHRLHTEIGMAPLAYRRTHRAPQH from the coding sequence ATGTCCACCGCACCGCACCGGGTCAGCGTGCTCGCCGTCGAGGGCGTGATCGCGTTCGAGGTCGCGATCCCGGAACGGATCCTCGGCACGACGACCGCGTCCGACGGCACCCCGCTCTACGACGTCCGGGTCGCCTCCCTCGACGGCGGCCCGGTCCGCACGAGCTCCGGCTACCGCCTGCTGCCCGAGCACGACCGGGCGGTGCTCGACGACGCGCAGACCCTGGTGGTCCCGGCCGTCGCGCTCGGCGGGCCCGGACCGGCGGGCCGCCCGCCGCGGGAACCCGACCCGGCGGTGCTGGAGCTGATCCGCTCCGCCGCGGCCCGAGGACGGGTGGTCGCGATCTGCACCGGCGCGTTCGTGCTGGCCGCGGCCGGGGTGCTCGACGGCCGCCGCGCGACGACGCACTGGGCGCACGCCGACCGGTTCCGGTACCGGTACCCGCAGGTGGAGCTGGAACCCGACGTGCTGTTCGTCGACGAGGGGAACGTGCTCACCTCCGCCGGGGTCGCCGCGGGCATCGACCTGTGCCTGCACCTGGTGCGCCGCGACCACGGCGCGCAGGTCGCGTCCGCCACCGCACGGCGCAACGTCGTCGCGCCGTGGCGGGAGGGCGGGCAGGCCCAGTTCGTCGAGCACCGGCCCGCCGAGACCGACGGCCCGGACACCGCGTCCGCGCGGGACTGGGCGTTGCGCCACCTCGACCGCCCGCTCGGCGTCGAGGAGCTGGCCGGGCGGTCGTCGATGAGCGTCCGCACCTTCACCCGGCGCTTCCGCGCGGAGACCGGGACGAGCCCGGGGCGCTGGCTCGCAGCCCGGCGCCTCGACCTCGTCCGACGCCTGCTGGAGACGACCGACCTGCCGGTCGAGCAGGTCGCCGCCCGCTCGGGCTTCGGCACCACCGCGGCGCTGCGGCACCGGCTGCACACCGAGATCGGGATGGCGCCGCTGGCCTACCGGCGCACGCACCGCGCCCCGCAGCACTGA
- a CDS encoding RNA methyltransferase, producing MALLTPVDDPDDPRIDDYRDLTTADRRPDRPGGRGLVIAEGVVVVRRLLDSPYPVRSLLGVPRRLAELADDLHGTDVPAFSTDADTMAQAVGFHLNRGVLAVADRAPAPDPAELLAGARTVAVCEGVGDHENLGSLFRNAAALGVDGILLGPGCSDPLYRRSVRVSMGHVLRVPFTRFDGEWPASLDVLREAGFTVAALTPDAGAEPLATAGLAGGRVAWLLGAEGPGLTDEALTAADRRVRIPMATGVDSLNVATAAAVAFHAVTGGG from the coding sequence GTGGCCCTCCTCACCCCCGTCGACGACCCGGACGACCCCCGCATCGACGACTACCGCGATCTGACGACCGCCGATCGGCGGCCGGACCGCCCCGGTGGACGCGGCCTGGTGATCGCGGAGGGTGTCGTCGTCGTGCGGCGGCTGCTGGACTCGCCGTACCCCGTGCGGTCGCTGCTGGGGGTCCCGCGACGGCTGGCCGAGCTCGCCGATGACCTGCACGGGACGGACGTCCCGGCGTTCTCCACCGACGCCGACACGATGGCGCAGGCGGTCGGTTTCCACCTCAACCGGGGGGTGCTGGCGGTCGCCGACCGGGCGCCCGCGCCCGACCCGGCGGAGCTGCTGGCCGGCGCGCGGACCGTCGCGGTCTGCGAGGGTGTGGGCGACCACGAGAACCTCGGATCGCTGTTCCGCAACGCCGCCGCGCTCGGGGTGGACGGGATCCTCCTCGGCCCCGGATGCTCCGATCCGCTGTACCGCCGCAGCGTCCGGGTGTCGATGGGGCACGTTCTGCGGGTGCCCTTCACCCGGTTCGACGGCGAGTGGCCGGCCTCGCTGGACGTCCTGCGCGAGGCCGGGTTCACCGTCGCCGCGCTGACACCGGACGCGGGCGCCGAGCCGCTGGCGACGGCGGGACTCGCGGGCGGCCGGGTGGCGTGGCTGCTGGGCGCGGAGGGGCCGGGCCTGACCGACGAGGCGCTGACCGCCGCGGACCGGCGCGTCCGGATCCCGATGGCGACCGGTGTGGACTCGTTGAACGTCGCCACCGCGGCCGCCGTGGCGTTCCACGCGGTGACGGGCGGCGGCTGA
- a CDS encoding MFS transporter, with protein sequence MTEAPPRAAGRERRVHPAWWAAGATFLALLGAAGFRSTPGVLVEPLNAEFGWGIGAISFALAVNLALFGVTAPFAAALMERFGVRRVVSCALLLVAVGAGSTVFMTAVWQLVLLWGVVVGLGTGSMAMALVATVVNRWFVARRGLVSGILTAATATGQLVFLPLVATVVESVGWRPAALVTAAAALAVVPVVLLFLRDRPADVGVLPYGGTEADVVAPQRSGAAALALRALRDAARHRTFWLLVGGFFICGATTAGLVQSHFVPAAHDHGMPATTAASLLALVGIFDLVGTILSGWLTDRVDPRLLLGAYYALRGVSLFLLPPLFGTDLNASMLAFVVFYGLDWVATVPPTMALAREVFGARSAVVFGWIFASHQLGAAFAALVAGVVRDALGSYDAAWYGGAVLCLVAAGLSVAIRRQRTPEPTPAA encoded by the coding sequence ATGACGGAGGCACCCCCGCGCGCCGCGGGACGGGAACGCCGGGTGCACCCGGCCTGGTGGGCGGCCGGAGCGACGTTCCTGGCGCTGCTCGGCGCGGCGGGTTTCCGCTCGACGCCGGGCGTGCTCGTCGAGCCGCTGAACGCCGAGTTCGGCTGGGGGATCGGCGCGATCTCGTTCGCCCTCGCGGTCAACCTCGCCCTGTTCGGGGTGACGGCGCCGTTCGCCGCCGCCCTGATGGAGCGGTTCGGGGTGCGGCGGGTGGTGAGCTGCGCCCTGCTGCTCGTCGCGGTCGGGGCCGGTTCGACCGTGTTCATGACGGCGGTCTGGCAGCTGGTGCTGCTGTGGGGCGTCGTCGTGGGACTGGGCACCGGCTCGATGGCGATGGCACTCGTCGCGACCGTCGTGAACCGCTGGTTCGTGGCCCGGCGCGGGCTGGTCTCCGGGATCCTCACCGCGGCGACCGCGACCGGGCAGCTGGTGTTCCTGCCGCTGGTGGCGACGGTCGTCGAGTCCGTGGGGTGGCGCCCGGCGGCGCTGGTCACCGCGGCCGCGGCGCTCGCCGTCGTCCCCGTCGTTCTGCTGTTCCTGCGCGACCGGCCCGCCGACGTCGGGGTGCTGCCGTACGGCGGGACCGAGGCCGACGTCGTCGCACCGCAACGGTCGGGGGCCGCCGCACTGGCGCTGCGCGCGCTGCGCGACGCCGCCCGTCACCGCACGTTCTGGCTGCTCGTCGGCGGGTTCTTCATCTGCGGTGCGACGACCGCGGGGCTGGTCCAGTCGCACTTCGTGCCGGCCGCGCACGACCACGGCATGCCCGCGACGACGGCCGCGTCGCTGCTCGCCCTGGTCGGGATCTTCGACCTGGTGGGCACCATCCTCTCCGGCTGGCTGACCGACCGGGTCGACCCACGCCTGCTGCTCGGGGCCTACTACGCGCTGCGCGGTGTCTCGCTGTTCCTGCTGCCGCCGCTGTTCGGCACCGACCTGAACGCCAGCATGCTCGCGTTCGTCGTGTTCTACGGGCTGGACTGGGTCGCCACGGTCCCGCCGACGATGGCGCTGGCCCGGGAGGTGTTCGGGGCGCGGTCGGCCGTCGTCTTCGGCTGGATCTTCGCCTCGCACCAGCTCGGTGCCGCCTTCGCCGCTCTGGTCGCCGGCGTGGTCCGTGACGCGCTCGGCAGCTACGACGCCGCCTGGTACGGCGGCGCGGTGCTGTGCCTGGTCGCGGCCGGTCTCTCGGTGGCGATCCGGCGGCAGCGGACACCGGAGCCCACCCCCGCCGCCTGA
- the sepH gene encoding septation protein SepH produces MRALRVVGVTGDGSVVLEDPGRRERYTVPADEQLRAAARGDVTRLGQIAIELESQLRPREIQARIRGGASVDEVAAAAGVPTQKIERFAYPVLLERSRTAELAQGAHPQRADGPDSRTLGETVAHTFGLRGQDYASAGWDSWKGEDGKWVVVLTWQTGRSDNAARWAFQPGAHGGTVVALDEHASDLIEGLPARPLRPLGAVVDMARDEDDQSSAPAAAEPARAVAGGQAPAPPEAWAGRGIAPEQRRSSPPRPRIEPSTRTSARTDEARPPAAAAPVIPRTDPDDDTAGPGDPAGPGDPADPAATTVADASDVAEPVTSAEAADASGSGGSGSSDAAGAVAAPGSAGGSQAAAAPSTPAGNSTPGTPAPGSGSRSAGAPADPDGAATRSTSAPATSAPATSAPAGSAPATSAPPGSTPDAADSSEAASAPSASDTGGNQVCGIASQGSDSSDATPPDSAATGAAAPRSGTTGATAAGSDSTGPDSTGSDDTGSDDTGSDDSGSDNGSDDTGTAAAAAAEQAPRNGTPASDEESGTTGTDQGARQRGGAAGRRTKKGKPVMPSWDEVLLGVRGQR; encoded by the coding sequence ATGCGGGCGTTGCGGGTCGTGGGGGTGACCGGGGACGGCTCGGTCGTCCTCGAGGACCCGGGGCGCCGCGAGCGCTACACGGTTCCGGCCGACGAGCAGCTCCGCGCCGCCGCACGTGGCGACGTGACCCGGCTCGGCCAGATCGCGATCGAGTTGGAGAGCCAGTTGCGCCCACGGGAGATCCAGGCCCGCATCCGGGGCGGCGCGTCGGTGGACGAGGTCGCCGCGGCGGCAGGCGTCCCGACCCAGAAGATCGAGCGCTTCGCCTATCCGGTGTTGCTCGAACGCTCCCGCACCGCCGAGCTCGCGCAGGGCGCGCACCCGCAGCGGGCCGACGGCCCCGACTCACGCACCCTCGGCGAGACCGTCGCGCACACCTTCGGCCTCCGCGGGCAGGACTACGCGTCCGCCGGCTGGGACTCCTGGAAGGGCGAGGACGGCAAGTGGGTCGTCGTGCTCACCTGGCAGACCGGGCGCTCGGACAACGCCGCGCGCTGGGCCTTCCAGCCCGGGGCGCACGGCGGCACCGTCGTCGCGCTCGACGAGCACGCCTCCGACCTGATCGAGGGCCTGCCGGCGCGTCCGCTGCGCCCGCTCGGCGCCGTCGTGGACATGGCCCGTGACGAGGACGACCAGTCCTCCGCACCCGCCGCAGCCGAGCCCGCCCGGGCCGTCGCGGGCGGCCAGGCCCCGGCACCGCCGGAGGCGTGGGCCGGGCGCGGGATCGCACCCGAGCAGCGCCGGTCCAGCCCGCCGCGACCGCGGATCGAGCCCTCCACCCGGACGTCCGCCCGCACCGACGAGGCGCGCCCGCCCGCCGCCGCGGCCCCGGTGATCCCGCGGACCGATCCCGACGACGACACCGCCGGTCCCGGGGACCCCGCCGGTCCCGGGGACCCCGCCGACCCCGCCGCCACCACCGTCGCCGACGCTTCCGACGTTGCCGAGCCCGTCACCTCTGCCGAGGCGGCCGACGCCAGCGGTTCCGGCGGGTCCGGCAGTTCCGACGCCGCCGGGGCCGTGGCCGCACCGGGATCGGCCGGCGGATCGCAGGCCGCTGCTGCGCCGAGCACTCCCGCCGGCAACTCCACACCGGGCACCCCCGCCCCCGGCTCCGGCAGCCGGTCCGCCGGGGCACCGGCAGACCCGGACGGTGCAGCGACCCGGTCCACCTCGGCTCCGGCCACTTCGGCTCCGGCCACCTCGGCTCCGGCCGGCTCGGCTCCCGCCACCTCGGCTCCGCCCGGCTCGACCCCGGATGCCGCCGACTCGTCCGAGGCCGCCTCGGCCCCGTCGGCCTCGGACACCGGGGGGAACCAGGTCTGTGGAATCGCTTCCCAGGGAAGCGATTCCAGCGACGCCACCCCCCCGGACTCCGCCGCGACCGGCGCCGCGGCCCCGCGCTCCGGGACCACCGGCGCGACCGCCGCCGGTTCCGACAGCACCGGGCCCGACAGCACCGGTTCGGACGACACCGGTTCGGACGACACCGGTTCCGACGACAGCGGTTCGGACAACGGTTCCGACGACACCGGGACCGCCGCAGCGGCGGCCGCCGAGCAGGCCCCTCGGAACGGGACGCCCGCGTCCGACGAGGAGAGCGGCACCACCGGTACGGACCAGGGGGCACGGCAGCGCGGCGGCGCCGCGGGACGGCGGACGAAGAAGGGCAAGCCCGTCATGCCGTCCTGGGACGAGGTCCTGCTGGGCGTCCGCGGCCAGCGCTGA
- the serC gene encoding phosphoserine transaminase yields MTSPADLKIPADLLPSDGRFGCGPSKVRTEQLSALAATGDSLLGTSHRQKPVKNLVGRVRAGLSELFSLPEGYEVVLGNGGSTAFWDAAAFGLVRERSLHLTYGEFSQKFADTTKGAPFLADPVVVSAEPGSAPAPVSDPSVDVIAWAHNETSTGVAVPVNRPADATDDQLVLIDATSGAGGLPVDVSQSDVYYFAPQKGFASDGGLFLALMSPRALARVEELASSDRWIPPFLSLATAVDNSAKDQTYNTPAVATLFLLADQIDWLNGLGGLDGAVARTRDSSERLYSWAEKSDFATPFVTDPAHRSQVVGTIDFDDSVDAAAVATALRANGIVDTEPYRKLGRNQLRVGMFPAVEPADVSALTAGIDWVVGQLAS; encoded by the coding sequence GTGACCTCTCCAGCCGATCTGAAGATCCCCGCCGACCTCCTGCCGTCGGACGGCCGCTTCGGCTGCGGACCCTCCAAGGTGCGGACCGAACAGCTCTCGGCGCTCGCCGCGACCGGTGACTCGCTGCTCGGCACCTCGCACCGGCAGAAGCCGGTGAAGAACCTGGTGGGACGCGTGCGGGCCGGCCTGTCCGAGCTGTTCTCCCTGCCCGAGGGCTACGAGGTCGTCCTCGGCAACGGCGGCTCGACCGCGTTCTGGGACGCCGCCGCGTTCGGCCTCGTCCGCGAGCGCTCCCTGCACCTCACCTACGGCGAGTTCTCGCAGAAGTTCGCGGACACCACGAAGGGTGCCCCGTTCCTGGCCGACCCGGTGGTCGTCTCCGCCGAGCCGGGCAGCGCGCCCGCGCCGGTGAGCGACCCGTCGGTCGACGTGATCGCCTGGGCGCACAACGAGACCTCGACCGGCGTCGCGGTCCCGGTGAACCGCCCGGCCGACGCGACCGACGACCAACTCGTCCTCATCGACGCGACCTCCGGCGCCGGCGGCCTGCCCGTCGACGTGTCGCAGTCCGACGTCTACTACTTCGCCCCGCAGAAGGGCTTCGCCTCCGACGGCGGGCTGTTCCTCGCGCTGATGAGCCCGCGCGCCCTCGCCCGGGTCGAGGAACTGGCGTCCTCGGACCGCTGGATCCCGCCGTTCCTGTCGCTGGCCACCGCCGTCGACAACTCGGCCAAGGACCAGACGTACAACACCCCGGCCGTCGCCACGCTGTTCCTGCTCGCCGACCAGATCGACTGGCTGAACGGCCTCGGCGGGCTCGACGGCGCCGTCGCACGCACCCGCGACTCGTCCGAGCGGCTGTACTCCTGGGCGGAGAAGAGCGACTTCGCGACGCCGTTCGTGACCGACCCCGCGCACCGCAGCCAGGTCGTCGGCACGATCGACTTCGACGACTCGGTCGACGCGGCCGCCGTCGCGACCGCGCTGCGGGCGAACGGCATCGTCGACACCGAGCCGTACCGGAAGCTGGGGCGCAACCAGCTGCGCGTCGGCATGTTCCCGGCGGTCGAGCCTGCGGACGTCTCCGCGCTCACCGCGGGCATCGACTGGGTCGTGGGGCAGCTCGCCTCCTGA
- a CDS encoding lytic transglycosylase domain-containing protein — MSVRVPLLLLAVVAALLAGTSTVAAAVPPAPGPDAGAVPGAARPYLGLVTQLTAQRCPELPPAWVVAQVQAESGWDPALRTGAAAGLLQVSERTWVAAGGAPWPDPALTDPAGHLRTVVPWLCSTLRAAAGLLATTPKDVPVLDAMLVCHVAGCRRVAESASGVPQPGEAGCSPECSAAVRRYVDTVHDLAARYSGAPAPDDRAGAPAPDAPPDDPAAAPAPAWTGGATGCDRPDPVRTGGCLTGATAHGLAAVTAVFEPVIDTVGCWDEHAQNPRSDHPKGRACDLFTGPAGRVAEGADLDEGWRITRWFAGNAAPLKVRYLIWQGRYWDPSVRDDGTGWGRRYTGGGVYDTSDPTGGHYDHVHVSFAE; from the coding sequence ATGAGCGTGCGCGTGCCGTTGCTGCTGCTCGCCGTCGTCGCCGCCCTCCTCGCCGGGACGTCGACGGTCGCCGCCGCCGTCCCCCCGGCGCCCGGTCCGGACGCGGGCGCCGTGCCCGGGGCGGCCCGCCCGTACCTCGGCCTGGTCACCCAGCTGACCGCGCAGCGCTGCCCGGAGCTCCCGCCCGCCTGGGTCGTCGCCCAGGTGCAGGCCGAGTCGGGCTGGGACCCGGCCCTGCGCACCGGCGCCGCCGCGGGGCTGCTGCAGGTCTCGGAGCGGACGTGGGTGGCCGCCGGTGGTGCGCCCTGGCCGGACCCGGCGCTGACCGACCCGGCCGGGCACCTGCGCACGGTCGTGCCGTGGCTGTGCTCGACCCTGCGGGCCGCCGCGGGCCTGCTGGCGACGACGCCGAAGGACGTCCCGGTGCTCGACGCGATGCTCGTCTGTCACGTGGCGGGGTGCCGGCGGGTGGCGGAGTCGGCGTCCGGGGTGCCGCAGCCCGGCGAGGCGGGCTGCTCGCCGGAGTGCTCCGCGGCGGTCCGCCGCTACGTCGACACGGTGCACGACCTCGCCGCCCGCTACTCCGGCGCCCCCGCCCCCGACGACCGGGCGGGCGCCCCGGCGCCGGACGCACCACCGGACGACCCCGCGGCGGCACCCGCACCCGCGTGGACGGGCGGGGCGACCGGCTGCGACCGGCCCGACCCGGTCCGCACCGGCGGCTGCCTGACCGGTGCCACCGCGCACGGGCTCGCGGCGGTCACCGCGGTGTTCGAGCCGGTGATCGACACCGTCGGCTGCTGGGACGAACACGCCCAGAACCCCCGCTCCGACCACCCGAAGGGACGCGCATGCGATCTGTTCACCGGCCCGGCCGGACGCGTCGCCGAGGGCGCCGACCTGGACGAGGGCTGGCGGATCACCCGGTGGTTCGCCGGCAACGCCGCCCCGCTGAAGGTCCGGTACCTGATCTGGCAGGGCCGCTACTGGGACCCGTCGGTGCGCGACGACGGCACCGGCTGGGGCCGCCGCTACACCGGCGGCGGGGTCTACGACACGTCCGACCCGACCGGCGGGCACTACGACCACGTCCACGTCAGCTTCGCGGAGTGA
- a CDS encoding glutamate--cysteine ligase, whose translation MGQVVDRTTFTRRDRQRYRIKVQRCLDSLEDLLRTYPFSDTEPMTGVEIEFNLVDPALAPSLNGHDVLETINSGEWQTELGRWNLELNLPPRPLPGDQWRQLEHELLDLLAGAGAKAGDLRTQLAMIGILPTLDPSHMTGEAISPDDRYQALNDQMLNARGEPIRIDITGCDPDERVNADFETIIPEAACTSMQLHLQVAPSEFGRYWNAAQCLAGVQLGLGANSPYLLGSQLWSETRIPLFEQACDVRTPEFHNQGVRPRVWFGERWIDSVLDLFSENARYFPALMPLTTDIDPMAQMREQGFPELPELTLHNGTIWRWNRPIYDSTGATPHVRLENRVLPAGPTTVDMVANALFFYGLLRTLVEADQELWRSVSFEAARENFQTAARHGMNAPLYWPGTGWVRPDELTLRKLLPLAHEGLARWGVSQAVCDRYLTVLERRCVTRQTGSSWQIDTVTALEERGADRMTALHGMLERYLAHSAANQPVHTWELPS comes from the coding sequence ATGGGTCAGGTGGTCGACCGGACGACGTTCACCCGGCGCGACCGCCAGCGGTACCGGATCAAGGTGCAACGGTGTCTCGACTCCCTCGAGGACCTGCTCCGCACCTACCCGTTCTCCGACACCGAACCGATGACCGGTGTGGAGATCGAGTTCAACCTCGTCGATCCGGCGCTGGCACCGTCGCTCAACGGTCACGACGTCCTGGAGACGATCAACTCCGGGGAGTGGCAGACCGAGCTGGGTCGCTGGAACCTCGAGCTGAACCTGCCGCCGCGGCCGCTCCCGGGCGACCAGTGGCGCCAGCTCGAGCACGAGCTGCTCGACCTGCTGGCCGGGGCCGGGGCCAAGGCCGGTGACCTGCGCACCCAGCTCGCGATGATCGGCATCCTGCCCACCCTGGACCCGAGCCACATGACCGGCGAGGCGATCTCGCCGGACGACCGCTACCAGGCGCTCAACGACCAGATGCTCAACGCCCGCGGCGAGCCGATCCGGATCGACATCACCGGCTGCGATCCGGACGAGCGGGTCAACGCGGACTTCGAGACGATCATCCCGGAGGCGGCCTGCACCTCGATGCAGCTGCACCTCCAGGTCGCGCCCTCGGAGTTCGGCCGGTACTGGAACGCGGCGCAGTGCCTGGCGGGCGTGCAGCTCGGCCTCGGCGCGAACTCGCCGTACCTGCTCGGGTCGCAGCTGTGGTCCGAGACCCGGATCCCGTTGTTCGAGCAGGCCTGCGACGTCCGGACGCCGGAGTTCCACAACCAGGGCGTCCGGCCGCGGGTGTGGTTCGGCGAGCGCTGGATCGACTCGGTGCTGGACCTGTTCTCCGAGAACGCCCGCTACTTCCCCGCGCTCATGCCGCTCACCACCGACATCGACCCGATGGCGCAGATGCGCGAGCAGGGCTTCCCCGAGCTGCCCGAGCTGACCCTGCACAACGGGACGATCTGGCGCTGGAACCGGCCGATCTACGACAGTACGGGTGCGACACCGCACGTCCGCCTGGAGAACCGGGTCCTGCCCGCCGGCCCGACGACGGTCGACATGGTGGCGAACGCCCTGTTCTTCTACGGGCTGCTGCGCACGCTCGTCGAGGCCGACCAGGAGCTGTGGCGTTCGGTGTCGTTCGAGGCCGCCCGGGAGAACTTCCAGACGGCGGCACGGCACGGCATGAACGCTCCCCTCTACTGGCCCGGTACCGGGTGGGTCCGGCCGGACGAGCTGACGCTGCGCAAGCTGCTCCCCCTGGCCCACGAGGGCCTGGCCCGCTGGGGAGTCAGCCAGGCCGTCTGCGACCGGTACCTGACCGTGCTGGAACGGCGCTGCGTGACCCGGCAGACGGGGTCGTCCTGGCAGATCGACACCGTCACCGCGCTGGAGGAACGCGGTGCCGACCGGATGACGGCACTGCACGGGATGTTGGAGCGCTACCTCGCCCACTCCGCGGCGAACCAGCCGGTGCACACCTGGGAGCTCCCCTCCTGA
- a CDS encoding glycoside hydrolase family 16 protein gives MTADELEDLIRRLVTKGVTVLMFTLGPAGEVVGVTPGGDPAPPVVQEQDAGPRERPPLELGDGGDVCVDVDADTDTEVDAHTDTDTDTGTDTGTGTVGPGSGPSCPAPETGSTPGPDDPAPSGDGTTAGEDGVTAEGTTAAGTQGWGRPVRTDDFTGGTSGWSIYDGPGHDGNGRRTPDAVSVQDGVLTLTGGPDGSTAGMAWTEGSRRYGRWEGRVKAPASDPSYNALLLLWPTAENWPEGGELDFMEMMDPARRTTNAFFHYGADNSQVEGSVEIDGTEWHNWALEWTPERITAYVDGEPWFETTDPQVQPPGPMHLCIQLDWFPKGGSVRESTMQVDWVREYDLDGGAAG, from the coding sequence ATGACCGCCGACGAGCTGGAGGACCTGATCAGGAGGCTCGTCACGAAGGGCGTGACGGTGCTGATGTTCACCCTCGGTCCGGCCGGGGAGGTGGTCGGCGTGACGCCGGGCGGTGACCCGGCGCCGCCGGTCGTGCAGGAGCAGGATGCCGGGCCGCGGGAACGGCCGCCGCTGGAGCTCGGGGACGGCGGCGACGTCTGCGTCGACGTGGATGCCGACACGGATACCGAGGTGGATGCCCACACGGACACCGACACGGACACCGGCACGGACACCGGCACGGGCACGGTGGGACCGGGCTCCGGGCCCTCCTGCCCCGCCCCGGAGACCGGGTCCACGCCCGGCCCCGACGACCCGGCACCATCGGGTGATGGCACGACAGCAGGAGAAGACGGCGTGACCGCCGAGGGCACCACCGCCGCAGGGACCCAGGGCTGGGGACGGCCCGTCCGCACCGACGACTTCACCGGCGGCACGTCGGGCTGGAGCATCTACGACGGCCCCGGCCACGACGGGAACGGCCGTCGCACCCCCGACGCGGTGAGCGTGCAGGACGGGGTCCTCACCCTCACCGGCGGTCCCGACGGCAGCACCGCCGGGATGGCGTGGACCGAGGGCAGCCGGCGGTACGGCCGCTGGGAGGGACGGGTGAAGGCCCCGGCGTCGGACCCGTCGTACAACGCGTTGCTCCTGCTCTGGCCGACCGCGGAGAACTGGCCGGAGGGGGGTGAGCTGGACTTCATGGAGATGATGGACCCGGCCCGCCGGACGACGAACGCGTTCTTCCACTACGGCGCCGACAACTCGCAGGTCGAGGGCTCCGTGGAGATCGACGGCACGGAGTGGCACAACTGGGCGCTCGAGTGGACCCCGGAGCGGATCACCGCCTACGTCGACGGCGAGCCGTGGTTCGAGACCACCGACCCGCAGGTGCAGCCGCCGGGCCCGATGCACCTGTGCATCCAGCTCGACTGGTTCCCGAAGGGCGGCTCGGTCCGGGAGTCGACGATGCAGGTGGACTGGGTCCGCGAGTACGACCTGGACGGCGGGGCCGCCGGCTGA
- a CDS encoding citrate synthase 2 translates to MTETATSPTHEVPPPPPGFRSGLEGHVAFRTEIAEPDKDGGALRYRGVDLEDLAGKVTFGDVWALLVDGRFGQGLPPAEPFPIPVHTGDVRVDVQAALAMLAPYWGYRPLLDIDKAEARDNLARASVMALSYVAQSARGIGVAAVPQSRIDECSTITERFMTRWRGEPDPRHVAAVDAYWVSAAEHGMNASTFTARVIASTGADAAASLSGAIGAMSGPLHGGAPARVLPMIDEVERTGDAESLVTGMLDRKEKLMGFGHRVYRAEDPRARVLRRTCQELGAPRFEVAAELERTALSVLRERRPDRPIETNVEFWAAVVLDFAEVPPHMMPAMFTSARTAGWSAHVLEQKREGKLVRPSAQYIGPGPRSPEQVDGWDAVTGS, encoded by the coding sequence GTGACCGAGACCGCGACCAGCCCGACGCACGAGGTACCGCCGCCACCGCCCGGGTTCCGGTCCGGTCTGGAGGGCCACGTCGCGTTCCGGACCGAGATCGCCGAGCCGGACAAGGACGGCGGGGCCCTGCGCTACCGCGGCGTCGACCTCGAGGACCTCGCCGGGAAGGTGACCTTCGGCGACGTCTGGGCGCTGCTGGTCGACGGCCGGTTCGGCCAGGGGCTGCCGCCCGCGGAGCCGTTCCCGATCCCGGTGCACACCGGTGACGTCCGGGTCGACGTGCAGGCCGCGCTCGCGATGCTCGCCCCCTACTGGGGCTACCGCCCGCTGCTCGACATCGACAAGGCCGAGGCCAGGGACAACCTGGCCCGCGCCTCGGTGATGGCGCTGTCCTACGTCGCCCAGTCCGCGCGCGGGATCGGCGTGGCCGCCGTCCCGCAGTCCCGGATCGACGAGTGCTCGACGATCACCGAGCGCTTCATGACCCGCTGGCGCGGCGAGCCGGACCCCCGGCACGTTGCCGCCGTCGACGCCTACTGGGTCTCGGCCGCCGAGCACGGCATGAACGCCTCGACCTTCACCGCCCGCGTCATCGCCTCCACCGGGGCCGACGCGGCCGCGTCGCTGTCCGGTGCGATCGGCGCCATGTCCGGCCCGCTGCACGGCGGTGCCCCCGCCCGGGTGCTGCCGATGATCGACGAGGTCGAGCGGACCGGCGACGCCGAGTCCCTGGTCACGGGCATGCTGGACCGCAAGGAGAAGCTCATGGGCTTCGGCCACCGGGTGTACCGGGCCGAGGACCCGCGCGCCCGGGTGCTGCGCCGGACCTGCCAGGAGCTGGGCGCACCCCGCTTCGAGGTGGCGGCGGAGCTGGAGCGGACCGCGCTGTCGGTGCTGCGCGAGCGCCGCCCGGACCGGCCGATCGAGACGAACGTCGAGTTCTGGGCCGCGGTCGTCCTCGACTTCGCCGAGGTCCCGCCGCACATGATGCCCGCGATGTTCACCTCGGCCCGGACCGCGGGCTGGTCGGCGCACGTCCTGGAGCAGAAGCGGGAGGGCAAGCTGGTGCGCCCGTCCGCTCAGTACATCGGGCCCGGGCCGCGCAGCCCGGAGCAGGTCGACGGCTGGGACGCCGTCACCGGGAGCTGA